The following proteins are encoded in a genomic region of Chitinophagaceae bacterium:
- a CDS encoding patatin-like phospholipase family protein, producing the protein MQFLKSLPYFFPFRLLVLHVKHHLVLLLIWLWLWFIIAGSFGKTHGISFLFLDPEYVGEVNFLSFFLVGLTLGGFLITWNITTYVLNSHRFPFMATLKRPFAMFSLNNSILPVFFIASYSFYIFVFQINNEFRGEENAIYFILSLLLGIVASLMLSSLYFYFTNKNVFQLFGFRMPKDSPLRKLTKTKAQKWEDLQQTSNIMKVDYFITSTFKIRHTRSVEHYDDNILKRVFKQHHFNALVIQLVSIFLLAALGVLIDYEAFRIPAAASIFLLFALLMSLSGVFSFWMGSWKTALFIFLLVGLNQVSKYDLFIFDNRAYGLDYNIPPAEYSLAKLKGMAEYENMQADIRHNEQILNNWKEKLGKEKPRMIVMSISGGGNSAAMFTYRILQKADSLMDNQLFNYTTMITGASGGMFGAAQAREMYLQQTLGNIDDFHDPAYSFNVAEDLLTPLIFTSVVNDLFYPWQKFEWGGHTYHKDRGFVFEESFLRNNGYYLDKRLDEYLEYEAQAVIPKMIITPTIINDGRKLLISPQPVRYLMRPVLNRGQIDNFVVDAVDFKNLFEEQGGGNLRFISAVRMNGTYPYILPNVSLPTSPQTEVMDAGFRDNFGLQLATRYVHAMKNWINEHTGGVIFVQIRAFKHEDDFGSFGRPTFLSRMFTPVGNLYSNLSKEHDYNNAFMYQFVKDVLDVPTDLINFNYIPGKKEERVALSLRLTTKEKYDILESVENLENQQALRRLRELIQK; encoded by the coding sequence ATGCAATTTTTAAAAAGTCTGCCTTATTTTTTCCCTTTTCGTTTATTGGTATTGCATGTTAAGCATCACCTGGTTCTGCTTTTAATCTGGCTTTGGTTGTGGTTTATAATTGCCGGAAGCTTTGGCAAAACACACGGGATTTCATTTCTGTTTTTAGACCCGGAATATGTCGGAGAAGTGAATTTCCTTAGTTTCTTCTTAGTAGGCCTTACTCTGGGAGGCTTCCTGATAACCTGGAATATTACAACTTATGTACTGAACAGTCACCGTTTTCCCTTTATGGCTACATTGAAGAGGCCGTTTGCCATGTTTTCTCTTAATAATTCTATTTTACCTGTATTTTTTATCGCCAGCTATTCCTTTTACATTTTTGTTTTTCAAATCAATAATGAATTTCGGGGGGAGGAAAATGCAATTTATTTCATCTTAAGCTTACTGTTGGGCATTGTGGCAAGCCTTATGCTGTCAAGCCTTTATTTCTATTTCACCAATAAAAATGTTTTTCAATTGTTTGGCTTTCGAATGCCTAAAGACAGCCCACTGAGAAAACTCACAAAAACCAAAGCCCAAAAGTGGGAAGACCTGCAGCAAACAAGCAACATCATGAAGGTGGACTACTTTATCACCAGCACCTTTAAAATCAGACACACCCGAAGTGTTGAACACTATGATGACAATATACTAAAACGCGTTTTTAAGCAACACCATTTCAATGCCTTAGTTATACAGTTGGTGAGTATTTTTTTATTGGCCGCATTGGGTGTTTTAATTGATTATGAGGCCTTTAGAATTCCGGCAGCAGCCAGTATATTCCTGCTTTTTGCCTTATTGATGTCTTTGTCGGGGGTTTTCTCTTTTTGGATGGGCTCCTGGAAGACAGCTTTATTTATTTTTTTACTGGTTGGACTAAATCAGGTAAGTAAATACGATTTATTTATTTTTGATAATCGCGCTTATGGCCTTGACTACAATATTCCACCGGCGGAGTATTCTCTGGCAAAACTCAAAGGCATGGCTGAATATGAAAATATGCAGGCAGATATCAGACACAACGAGCAAATTTTAAACAACTGGAAAGAAAAGTTAGGCAAAGAAAAACCAAGAATGATAGTAATGTCTATCAGCGGAGGTGGAAATAGTGCTGCCATGTTTACATACCGGATTTTACAAAAAGCCGACAGCCTGATGGACAATCAATTGTTTAATTATACAACTATGATAACCGGTGCCAGTGGCGGCATGTTTGGAGCTGCACAAGCACGGGAAATGTATTTACAACAAACACTCGGTAATATTGATGATTTTCATGACCCGGCATATAGTTTTAATGTGGCGGAGGATTTATTAACTCCGCTAATTTTTACCAGTGTTGTAAACGATTTGTTTTATCCCTGGCAAAAATTTGAATGGGGAGGTCATACTTATCATAAAGACCGCGGATTTGTTTTTGAAGAATCTTTTTTAAGAAATAATGGCTATTACTTAGATAAGCGATTAGATGAATATCTGGAATATGAAGCTCAGGCAGTTATCCCGAAAATGATTATTACACCTACCATAATAAATGATGGTAGAAAGCTTTTGATTTCTCCACAACCGGTCAGATATTTAATGAGGCCGGTTTTAAACCGCGGTCAAATTGACAACTTTGTGGTAGATGCTGTCGATTTTAAAAACTTATTTGAGGAACAGGGAGGTGGCAATTTAAGATTTATCTCCGCAGTAAGAATGAATGGCACGTATCCCTATATTTTGCCAAATGTAAGCTTACCGACAAGCCCGCAAACAGAAGTGATGGATGCCGGCTTTCGGGATAACTTCGGACTGCAATTAGCTACCAGATATGTGCATGCCATGAAAAACTGGATTAATGAACATACAGGTGGGGTTATTTTTGTTCAAATCAGAGCGTTTAAACATGAAGACGATTTTGGCAGCTTCGGAAGACCAACTTTTCTTTCAAGAATGTTTACCCCGGTAGGAAATCTATATTCAAATCTGAGTAAAGAACATGATTATAATAATGCTTTTATGTATCAGTTTGTAAAAGATGTTTTAGACGTTCCCACAGACCTGATAAATTTTAACTACATACCGGGTAAAAAAGAAGAAAGAGTTGCCCTGAGTCTCAGGCTGACAACTAAAGAAAAATATGACATTTTAGAGTCTGTAGAAAATCTTGAAAACCAACAGGCACTAAGGCGTTTGAGAGAGTTAATCCAAAAGTAA
- a CDS encoding MFS transporter, with protein sequence MNTDNIKLGLRENWKQFTILVIINAFVGGMIGMERTIIPQFAELEFGIASKTAILSFITAFGISKAIANYYTGRLANKFGRKNLLLYGWLIAIPVPFMLMYAPNWSFVIFANVLLGVSQGVTWSSTVVMKIDLVGEKNRGLAMGLNEFAGYFAVGLVALLTGYVANRYGVTPYPFYIGIFISIVGFILTALWVKDTNVFVQKEGKTDNTVKLKNVFFDTTFKNKTLSSVTQAGLINNLNDGMIWGLLPIVLFALNFDNTNIGIITAIYPTVWGIGQLFTGKMSDHYSKKAMLFWGMLLQGLAILLIPFSNDFYVLASISAILGLGTALVYPTFLSTIAQATSPGQRAESIGTFRLWRDLGYAFGAVISGITADLFGVEYAIFLIGGLTIISSFIIKFRMPKEIKIIEKT encoded by the coding sequence ATGAATACAGATAATATAAAGCTCGGACTAAGAGAAAATTGGAAGCAATTCACCATTTTGGTAATCATCAATGCTTTTGTTGGTGGAATGATTGGAATGGAACGTACTATTATTCCGCAATTTGCTGAGTTAGAATTTGGGATAGCTTCAAAGACAGCCATACTTTCATTTATAACAGCCTTCGGAATTTCAAAAGCCATTGCCAACTATTACACGGGAAGGCTTGCTAATAAATTTGGAAGAAAGAATCTGCTTTTATACGGTTGGTTAATCGCAATACCGGTTCCGTTTATGTTAATGTATGCCCCCAATTGGAGCTTTGTTATTTTTGCCAATGTGCTACTGGGAGTAAGCCAAGGTGTAACCTGGAGCAGCACAGTGGTAATGAAAATAGATCTTGTCGGTGAAAAAAACAGAGGGTTAGCAATGGGCTTAAATGAGTTTGCAGGGTATTTTGCAGTTGGCTTAGTAGCATTATTGACAGGTTATGTAGCCAATAGGTATGGAGTCACTCCTTACCCATTTTACATTGGTATTTTTATTTCCATTGTTGGTTTTATATTAACTGCCTTATGGGTAAAAGATACTAATGTTTTTGTCCAAAAAGAAGGCAAAACAGACAATACTGTAAAACTTAAAAATGTGTTTTTTGATACAACATTTAAAAACAAAACACTAAGCTCAGTAACACAAGCAGGATTAATCAACAATCTCAATGACGGAATGATTTGGGGTTTACTCCCAATTGTTTTGTTTGCGCTTAATTTCGACAATACTAATATTGGAATAATCACTGCTATTTATCCAACTGTTTGGGGTATAGGACAACTTTTTACAGGTAAAATGTCTGACCATTACTCAAAAAAAGCAATGCTGTTTTGGGGAATGCTTTTACAAGGTCTGGCTATTTTGCTCATTCCCTTTAGTAACGACTTTTATGTTTTAGCTTCCATATCGGCAATTTTAGGTTTAGGAACGGCATTGGTCTACCCCACATTCCTCAGCACCATTGCCCAAGCCACAAGTCCAGGACAACGAGCAGAAAGTATAGGCACTTTCAGACTTTGGCGAGATTTAGGTTATGCCTTTGGTGCTGTAATTTCCGGTATTACAGCCGACTTATTCGGAGTTGAATATGCTATTTTTCTGATTGGTGGGCTGACAATTATTTCTTCATTCATAATCAAATTCCGTATGCCTAAAGAAATAAAAATTATAGAAAAAACCTGA
- a CDS encoding Crp/Fnr family transcriptional regulator encodes MEINSFFDSIYKVSEEAKEALEQIIYLKSYSKNDLIQDVGSRCRTVYLVKDGCARIFYHKDGNDITEHFAFENELIVRAESLFTGEPTLKGIQAIEKTTIISIDSDSLFNKLYDKHHDIERLFRLLFEREYVNTVKRIESLQFNTAKERYLELLETTDYVQKIPLKYISTYLGITQVSLSRIRAEIR; translated from the coding sequence GTGGAGATTAATTCTTTTTTTGATAGCATTTATAAGGTCTCAGAGGAGGCAAAAGAAGCCTTGGAGCAGATTATTTATTTAAAAAGTTACTCTAAAAATGATTTAATACAGGATGTTGGAAGCAGGTGTCGAACGGTCTATTTAGTTAAAGATGGCTGCGCTCGAATTTTTTATCACAAGGATGGAAATGATATTACCGAGCATTTTGCTTTTGAAAACGAACTTATCGTGAGAGCTGAAAGTCTTTTTACCGGAGAGCCAACACTAAAAGGCATTCAAGCCATTGAAAAAACAACTATTATAAGTATTGATTCCGATTCTCTATTTAATAAGTTATACGATAAACACCACGACATAGAAAGGCTATTCCGTCTGCTTTTTGAAAGAGAGTATGTGAATACGGTAAAAAGAATTGAAAGTCTGCAATTTAACACGGCAAAAGAAAGATATTTAGAGCTTTTAGAAACAACTGACTATGTCCAAAAAATCCCTCTTAAATATATTTCTACTTATCTTGGAATTACCCAGGTGTCGTTAAGCAGAATAAGAGCTGAAATTCGTTGA
- a CDS encoding S9 family peptidase — MDEGSIPVEHFFQNPVETGFQISPNGKYISYLSPYENRLNIHVKNRETGDVKRITDSEHRDIMAYFWANNDRLVYLNDRGGDENYRIYAVNKDGSNQRDLTPFEDVRAQIIDELEDIEDEMIIGLNKNNPQLHEPYRLNIVTGDLEQLAENTDMFNPIMGWLTDHDGKIRVALKIEGGVNTTLLYRETEEDEFQSVKTVPFTESISPLFFTFDNKNVYALSNLNRDKTAVVKMDIRTGEEIEEIYKNPDFDVSGLNYSRKRKVLTTVSFTSWKRERYVIDNEMKDVIKRLDREFDGYEYGITSSTKDENMMVVRTYSDRSLGSFYLYDRKADTFEFLAEVNPELNEEEMAEMKPVTYQSRDGLTIHGYLTLPVGKEAENLPVVVNVHGGPWARDNWGFNPEVQLLANRGYAVFQMNFRGSTGYGKEFWMSSFKQWGQTMQDDVTDGVKWLIDEGIADPDRIAIYGASYGGYAALAGLTLTPELYACGISYVGVSNLFTFLKTIPPYWEPLLDMMHEMVGHPEKDSIMFRENSPFYQVDNIQAPLFVAQGAKDPRVNKAESDQIVNALRERNISVPYLVKENEGHGFLNEENRFEFYKAMSGFLRMHLQKDEI; from the coding sequence ATGGATGAAGGAAGTATACCTGTTGAACACTTTTTTCAAAACCCGGTAGAGACAGGATTTCAAATTTCTCCGAATGGCAAATATATTTCTTATTTGAGTCCTTATGAAAACCGTTTAAACATACATGTTAAAAACAGAGAAACCGGAGATGTTAAGCGCATTACGGATAGCGAGCATCGTGATATAATGGCCTACTTTTGGGCAAATAATGACAGACTTGTTTACCTAAACGACCGTGGTGGAGATGAAAATTACAGAATTTATGCGGTTAATAAAGACGGTTCAAATCAAAGAGATTTAACACCATTTGAAGATGTCAGAGCACAAATCATAGATGAGCTGGAAGATATTGAAGACGAAATGATAATTGGGCTTAACAAAAACAATCCTCAGCTTCATGAGCCTTACAGACTAAATATAGTGACCGGTGATTTAGAACAATTAGCCGAAAACACCGATATGTTCAACCCTATAATGGGTTGGTTAACTGATCACGACGGAAAAATACGCGTAGCATTAAAAATTGAAGGCGGAGTTAACACTACTTTGCTTTACAGAGAAACTGAAGAGGATGAATTTCAATCGGTTAAAACAGTTCCTTTTACGGAGTCTATAAGCCCTTTGTTTTTCACCTTTGATAACAAAAATGTCTATGCTTTATCTAACTTAAACAGAGATAAAACAGCTGTTGTTAAGATGGATATCAGAACCGGAGAGGAAATTGAGGAAATTTACAAAAATCCGGATTTTGATGTTTCAGGACTAAATTACTCAAGAAAAAGAAAAGTATTAACCACAGTAAGTTTTACTTCCTGGAAAAGAGAAAGATATGTTATTGACAATGAAATGAAGGATGTTATCAAAAGACTTGACAGAGAGTTTGACGGATATGAATACGGCATTACAAGCTCTACAAAAGATGAGAACATGATGGTAGTAAGAACCTATTCTGACAGGTCTTTGGGTTCCTTTTATTTGTATGACAGAAAAGCTGACACTTTTGAGTTTTTAGCAGAAGTAAACCCTGAATTAAATGAAGAAGAAATGGCTGAGATGAAGCCTGTAACTTATCAGTCAAGAGATGGTTTAACTATTCACGGATACTTAACATTACCGGTTGGCAAGGAAGCAGAAAATTTACCGGTTGTAGTGAATGTTCATGGTGGACCTTGGGCAAGAGACAACTGGGGTTTTAATCCTGAAGTGCAATTATTAGCCAACAGAGGTTATGCTGTATTTCAAATGAATTTCAGAGGATCTACCGGATATGGTAAAGAATTTTGGATGTCTTCTTTTAAGCAATGGGGACAAACCATGCAAGACGATGTAACAGATGGCGTTAAGTGGTTGATTGATGAAGGTATTGCAGACCCGGACAGAATTGCAATTTACGGAGCCAGTTATGGTGGTTATGCTGCTTTAGCGGGACTTACACTTACCCCGGAATTATATGCTTGCGGCATCAGCTATGTTGGCGTTTCCAATTTGTTTACTTTCCTGAAAACGATTCCTCCTTACTGGGAGCCATTATTGGATATGATGCACGAAATGGTTGGGCATCCTGAAAAAGACAGTATTATGTTTAGAGAAAACTCTCCTTTTTATCAGGTTGATAATATACAAGCTCCGTTATTTGTTGCTCAGGGTGCCAAAGACCCAAGAGTTAACAAAGCGGAATCCGATCAGATTGTAAACGCTCTTCGCGAAAGAAATATCAGTGTTCCATATCTTGTAAAAGAAAATGAAGGACACGGCTTCCTGAATGAAGAAAATCGCTTCGAGTTTTACAAGGCTATGTCAGGGTTTTTAAGAATGCACCTTCAGAAAGATGAGATTTAA
- a CDS encoding ribonuclease HII yields the protein MKSYYKKKVIEAGCDEAGRGCIAGPVFAAAVILPADLKIEGLNDSKLLSAKERSRLRTEIEKKAIAWSVAKCSEDEIFKHNILRASLMAMHKALRGLSVYPEFILVDGNRFVPFDEVEHFCVIKGDSKFTSIAAASVLCKFYRDEYMLALHEKYPVYKWSKNKGYPTIEHRKAITTYGSCEYHRKGFRLLSEKPVEKLF from the coding sequence ATGAAAAGCTATTATAAGAAAAAAGTCATTGAGGCAGGCTGTGATGAAGCCGGCAGAGGGTGTATTGCAGGTCCCGTTTTTGCGGCAGCGGTAATTCTGCCCGCTGATTTAAAAATTGAGGGATTGAACGACTCTAAACTACTTTCAGCAAAGGAAAGAAGTCGATTACGCACAGAAATAGAAAAAAAAGCTATTGCCTGGTCTGTTGCAAAATGCAGCGAGGACGAAATTTTTAAACACAACATTCTCAGAGCTTCTTTAATGGCTATGCATAAAGCATTGAGGGGCCTATCTGTATATCCGGAGTTTATATTAGTGGACGGAAACCGATTTGTCCCTTTTGATGAAGTAGAGCATTTTTGCGTAATAAAAGGAGATTCAAAATTTACTTCTATTGCCGCGGCATCTGTGTTATGTAAGTTTTACAGAGATGAATATATGCTTGCATTACATGAGAAGTATCCGGTTTATAAGTGGTCAAAAAATAAAGGCTATCCGACTATCGAACACAGAAAAGCTATAACAACTTATGGTTCTTGTGAATATCATCGAAAGGGTTTTCGCCTCTTATCGGAAAAGCCGGTTGAAAAGCTGTTTTAA
- a CDS encoding (2Fe-2S) ferredoxin domain-containing protein yields the protein MKSNTPYNHQIFVCTNERKQGGRTCCGERNGLLLVGAFKKLLKDKKLNSEVRAQRAGCFDFCEYGPIVVIYPEGIVYGKVEAGDVEEIVNQHIVKGNVVKKLLVDFSIPAEIWQKSP from the coding sequence ATGAAATCAAATACACCATATAATCATCAGATTTTTGTCTGTACCAATGAAAGAAAGCAAGGGGGGCGAACCTGTTGCGGAGAAAGAAACGGGCTTTTATTGGTAGGCGCTTTTAAGAAATTGTTGAAGGATAAAAAGCTGAATTCAGAAGTGAGAGCCCAGCGAGCCGGATGCTTTGATTTTTGTGAATACGGCCCCATAGTAGTTATTTACCCTGAGGGAATTGTCTATGGAAAAGTAGAAGCCGGGGATGTTGAAGAAATTGTGAATCAGCATATTGTGAAAGGTAATGTTGTTAAAAAGCTTCTCGTTGATTTTAGCATACCGGCTGAAATTTGGCAAAAATCACCTTAG
- a CDS encoding M48 family peptidase, giving the protein MAGAINKTLHDTIYFNNYAVNIYVYIEKRSNSRVSLCKTGVIIRLPKGMNKHEKNFYISKYTDWANQKLQEIPDFFERKKELYKDYSKINELKLFGQTYSINFLVVENREKISIKNNEIHILAHIQRSKKEISETLARALAKFFNSYMVDKVDVINRQHFQVEVKKVRFRNNKRVWGSCSSRGNLSFSTRLLLCPEKIVDYLIVHELAHFIHRDHSSAYWKCVESVMPDYRESEAWLKKYGANTYF; this is encoded by the coding sequence ATGGCAGGAGCAATAAATAAAACGCTTCACGATACCATCTACTTCAACAACTACGCAGTAAACATTTATGTTTACATTGAAAAAAGATCAAATTCCCGTGTTTCCCTTTGTAAAACAGGTGTTATTATTCGTTTACCGAAAGGAATGAATAAACATGAAAAAAACTTTTACATTTCTAAGTATACAGATTGGGCAAATCAAAAATTGCAAGAAATTCCTGACTTTTTTGAAAGAAAAAAAGAACTTTATAAAGATTACTCTAAAATTAACGAGCTAAAACTTTTTGGGCAGACCTATTCAATAAATTTCTTAGTAGTAGAAAATCGGGAAAAAATAAGTATTAAAAATAATGAGATTCACATTCTGGCTCATATACAAAGAAGTAAAAAAGAAATTTCGGAAACATTAGCAAGAGCTTTGGCTAAGTTTTTCAACTCCTATATGGTAGATAAAGTCGATGTCATAAATCGTCAACACTTTCAGGTAGAGGTTAAAAAAGTTCGTTTCAGAAATAACAAACGAGTTTGGGGCAGTTGCAGCAGCCGGGGCAATTTAAGTTTTTCTACCCGATTACTCTTGTGTCCCGAAAAGATAGTTGATTACCTGATTGTCCATGAATTAGCACATTTCATTCACCGAGATCATTCTTCTGCTTATTGGAAATGCGTGGAAAGTGTTATGCCTGATTATAGAGAAAGCGAAGCCTGGTTAAAAAAATATGGAGCGAATACTTATTTTTAA
- a CDS encoding uroporphyrinogen-III synthase has protein sequence MAKNKTAPPVKSILISQPPPENGKSPFLDIANKYKIKVDFRPFIEVQPVSYKDFRKNKIEIPEYTAVIFNSRNSVDHFFRICEESRLKISQDMKYFCISESIALYLQKYILYRKRKVFFGNGSNSSLIELVIKHKEKERFLLPCSDVHKKDALDTLKKNDVNFDMAIMYKTVSTDLSDLKDLTYDAIIFFSPAGLKSLFENFPDFKQNKTRIGGFGPYTEKAIQDAGLEMQIKAPTKDTPSMTMAIEKYINQVNK, from the coding sequence ATGGCAAAAAATAAGACTGCACCTCCAGTAAAGTCAATTCTAATATCTCAGCCCCCACCTGAAAATGGAAAATCTCCATTTCTTGACATTGCAAATAAATATAAGATAAAGGTAGACTTTCGTCCTTTTATTGAAGTTCAGCCCGTTTCTTATAAAGATTTCAGAAAAAACAAAATAGAAATACCGGAATACACTGCTGTGATTTTCAATAGCCGCAATTCCGTTGATCACTTTTTTAGAATTTGTGAAGAATCAAGATTAAAAATTTCGCAGGACATGAAATACTTTTGTATTTCTGAATCAATTGCGCTGTATTTGCAAAAGTATATTTTATACAGAAAACGAAAAGTGTTTTTTGGTAACGGAAGCAATTCCAGCTTAATCGAACTGGTTATCAAACATAAAGAAAAAGAGCGCTTTTTACTTCCCTGCTCTGATGTGCACAAGAAAGATGCTTTGGATACCCTGAAAAAAAATGATGTCAACTTTGATATGGCAATTATGTACAAAACAGTCAGCACTGACCTATCTGACCTCAAAGATCTTACTTATGATGCAATCATATTTTTTAGTCCTGCCGGATTAAAGTCTCTTTTTGAAAACTTTCCGGATTTTAAGCAAAACAAGACCCGGATTGGTGGCTTTGGACCTTACACGGAAAAAGCAATTCAGGATGCCGGACTCGAAATGCAGATAAAAGCCCCAACCAAAGACACTCCTTCAATGACAATGGCTATTGAAAAGTATATCAATCAAGTAAATAAATAA
- a CDS encoding DUF4271 domain-containing protein, which produces MCIMFPKMNSLYSIILCVVLFSTFFFAEAAVENNGPYDDFEAKEILFPSKEYPKHFFEHDILNKPGKTSTLVINARQIKTNQNTAFFILLVLTLLIAITKNVTGRNYQNIWRSLSSVTISKQIYYDQKIGVQFSYLLLNIVFLISFSLWLFYLLPLLGITLNKAGISVFLWILGIIVLLFLSKTLLIRIMALIFPFGSSLRLFSFNCWQIYKATGILLIPFSLLIAFSTPEVSAISAYISIVIVFLVIAMRVIKGLIIGKNYILTEKKLFFLYICTLEIVPVILFIKILQNAQLI; this is translated from the coding sequence ATGTGTATAATGTTTCCAAAAATGAATTCATTATATAGCATAATTTTATGTGTAGTTTTGTTTAGTACTTTTTTTTTCGCTGAGGCAGCTGTAGAAAATAACGGGCCCTATGATGACTTTGAAGCAAAGGAAATACTTTTCCCATCTAAAGAATATCCCAAACATTTTTTTGAACACGACATACTTAATAAACCAGGCAAAACGTCAACTTTAGTAATCAATGCCCGGCAAATAAAAACCAATCAGAATACTGCTTTTTTTATATTGCTTGTACTGACTCTCTTGATTGCCATAACAAAAAACGTCACCGGCAGAAACTATCAGAATATCTGGCGCTCTTTAAGCAGCGTAACCATTTCTAAGCAAATTTATTATGACCAAAAAATAGGTGTTCAGTTTTCTTATCTGCTATTGAATATTGTTTTTTTAATCAGCTTCAGCTTATGGCTGTTTTATCTACTTCCTTTGCTGGGCATTACATTAAACAAAGCGGGTATTTCAGTTTTCTTATGGATATTGGGAATAATCGTATTGTTATTTTTATCTAAAACACTACTGATACGGATTATGGCATTAATATTTCCTTTTGGTAGTTCATTGCGCTTATTCAGCTTTAACTGTTGGCAAATATATAAGGCAACCGGAATTCTTTTAATTCCTTTTAGCTTGTTAATAGCCTTTTCTACGCCTGAGGTTTCTGCTATTTCAGCCTACATATCAATTGTAATAGTGTTTCTTGTAATTGCTATGAGGGTTATCAAAGGATTAATTATTGGGAAAAATTATATTTTAACAGAAAAAAAGTTGTTTTTTTTGTATATTTGCACTCTTGAAATTGTGCCCGTGATTTTATTTATTAAAATTTTACAAAATGCGCAATTGATATAA